In a genomic window of Scyliorhinus torazame isolate Kashiwa2021f chromosome 5, sScyTor2.1, whole genome shotgun sequence:
- the LOC140421430 gene encoding uncharacterized protein, which yields MEKPWKCEDCGKGFSYPSLLENHRRSHTGERPFTCSVCGEGFIQSSGLWSHQRIHTEEKLFICTSCGKRFRHSSALTVHQRTHTGERPFACSDCGKGFTQSFHLLSHQRVHRGERPFTCSVCGKGFTGSSHLLSHQRVHIKEKPFSCTSCGKSFRQASSLIVHQRLHTGERPFTCFVCGKGFTVLPTLLRHQRIHTEEKPFGCTSCGKSFRQSSNLTVHQHTHTAERPFTCCVCGKGFNRSSNLTAHQRTHTGEKPFTCSVCGKGFAKSFNLLTHQRTHTKRQFNRCVGEGIHSVTMPPETSASS from the coding sequence atggagaaaccatggaaatgtgaggactgtgggaagggattcagttacccttccctgctggaaaaccatcggcgcagtcacactggggagaggccattcacctgctctgtgtgtggggagggattcattcagtcatctggCCTTTGGtctcaccagcggattcacactgaggaaaagCTATTCAtctgcacctcctgtggaaagaggttcaggcaTTCTTCAGCACTCACtgtacaccaacgcactcacactggggagaggccgttcgcctgctccgactgtgggaagggattcactcagtcattccacctgctgtcacaccagcgtgttcataGAGGTgagcggccattcacctgctctgtgtgtgggaagggattcaccggatcatcccacttgctgtcacaccagcgagttcacattaaggagaaaccattcagctgtacttcctgtggaaagagtttcagacaGGCATCCTCCCTCATTGTACACCAGCGGCtccatactggggagagaccgtttacttgctttgtgtgtgggaagggattcacagtttTACCCAcccttctgagacaccagcgaattcacactgaagagaaaccattcggctgcacctcctgtggaaagagtttcaggcaATCATCCAACCTCACTgttcaccaacacactcacactgcggagagaccattcacatgctgtgtgtgtgggaagggattcaatcggtcgtccaacctcactgctcaccagcgcactcacactggggagaaaccgtttacctgctcagtgtgtgggaagggattcgcaaaGTCTTTCaacttgctgacacaccaacgcactcacactaagagacaattcaaccgctgtgtgggggaagggattcactcagtcacgatgcctccagagacatcagcaagttcataa
- the LOC140421435 gene encoding uncharacterized protein isoform X1: MEKPWKCGDCGKGFRVPSKLEIHQRIHTGERPFPCSKCGKGFTQLSNLQAHQRVHTGERPFTCSQCGKGFTQLSSLQSHQRVHTGERPFTCSQCGKGFTQLFNLQTHQRTHTGEKPFTCSQCGKGFIDSSNLRTHQRVHTGERPLTCSQCGKGFSDLSSLRRHQQVHTGERPFTCSQCGKGFSDLSNLLRHQRVHTGERPFICSQCGQGFTWLSSLQTHQRGHSGERPFTCSQCGKGFSDLSSLRRHQRVHTGERPFICFQCGKGFTQLFNLQTHQRVHLL; encoded by the coding sequence atggagaaaccgtggaaatgtggggactgtgggaagggattcagagtcccatctaagctggagattcatcaacgcattcacactggggagagaccgttcccctgctctaagtgtgggaaaggattcactcagttatctaaccttcaggcacaccagcgagttcacactggggagaggccattcacctgctctcagtgtgggaagggatttacacagttatcaagtctgcagtcacaccagcgagttcacactggggagaggccattcacctgctctcagtgtgggaagggattcacacaattATTCAATTTGCAGAcgcaccagcgaactcacactggggagaagccattcacctgctctcagtgtgggaagggattcattgattcatccaacctgcggacacaccagcgggttcacactggggagaggccattaacctgctctcagtgtgggaagggattcagtgatttatccagtctgcggagacatcagcaagttcacactggggagaggccattcacctgctctcagtgtgggaagggattcagtgatttatccaatctgctgagacaccagcgagttcacactggggagaggccattcatctgctctcagtgtgggcagggattcacttggttatccagtctgcagacacaccagcgaggtcacagtggggagaggccattcacgtgctctcagtgtgggaagggattcagtgatttatccagtctgcggagacatcagcgagttcacactggggagaggccgttcatctgctttcagtgtgggaagggattcacacagttattcaatctgcagacacaccagcgagttcacctgctctaa